From the Micromonospora lupini genome, one window contains:
- a CDS encoding ribonucleotide-diphosphate reductase subunit beta: MLLDPGMDLTLRPMRYPHFFDRFRAAIRNTWTVEEVDLHADLADLDKLSPAERHLVSRLVAFFATGDTIVANNLVLNLYQHVNSPEGRLYLSRQLFEEAVHVQFYLNLLDTYVPDETERFAAFAAIENIPSIRRKAEFCFRWIDSLGELRELRTSDDRRAFLLNLICFAACIEGLFFYGAFAYVYFLRSRGLLHGLASGTNWVFRDESMHMAFAFDVVDTVRAEEPDLFDDDLADQVRQMLTEAVECEVQFAEDLVGQGVPGLTLADMREYLQHVADRRLAQLGIAPHYGSANPFAFMELQDVQELSNFFERRVSAYQVGVTGTVAFDDDF; the protein is encoded by the coding sequence ATGCTGCTCGACCCCGGGATGGACCTCACCCTCCGCCCGATGCGCTACCCGCACTTCTTCGACCGGTTCCGCGCCGCGATCCGCAACACCTGGACGGTCGAGGAGGTCGACCTGCACGCCGACCTCGCCGACCTGGACAAGCTGTCGCCGGCCGAGCGGCACCTGGTCAGCCGCCTGGTGGCGTTCTTCGCCACCGGCGACACGATCGTCGCCAACAACCTGGTGCTCAACCTCTACCAGCACGTCAACAGCCCCGAGGGCCGCCTCTACCTGTCCCGGCAGCTGTTCGAGGAGGCCGTGCACGTCCAGTTCTACCTCAACCTGCTCGACACGTACGTGCCCGACGAGACCGAGCGGTTCGCCGCCTTCGCCGCCATCGAGAACATTCCCTCGATCCGCCGCAAGGCCGAGTTCTGCTTCCGCTGGATCGACTCACTGGGGGAGTTGCGAGAGCTGCGGACCTCCGACGACAGGCGCGCGTTCCTGCTCAACCTCATCTGCTTCGCCGCCTGCATCGAGGGATTGTTCTTCTACGGCGCGTTCGCGTACGTCTACTTCCTGCGCTCCCGCGGCCTGCTGCACGGCCTGGCCTCCGGCACCAACTGGGTCTTCCGCGACGAGTCCATGCACATGGCGTTCGCGTTCGACGTGGTGGACACCGTGCGCGCCGAGGAGCCCGACCTGTTCGACGACGATCTCGCCGACCAGGTCCGTCAGATGCTCACCGAGGCCGTCGAGTGCGAGGTCCAGTTCGCCGAGGACCTGGTGGGCCAGGGCGTGCCCGGTCTCACCCTCGCGGACATGCGGGAGTACCTCCAGCACGTCGCCGACCGACGTCTCGCCCAGCTCGGGATCGCCCCGCACTACGGGTCCGCCAATCCGTTCGCCTTCATGGAGTTGCAGGACGTGCAGGAGCTGTCCAACTTCTTCGAGCGGCGGGTGTCGGCGTACCAGGTGGGGGTGACCGGGACTGTGGCCTTCGACGACGACTTCTAG
- a CDS encoding CbtB domain-containing protein has translation MSSSTSSQPLVHPAAPTRLLWTVLATVAVLTLLAYLVAFDQGAVSRSGMYLHELMHDGRHLLGVPCH, from the coding sequence ATGTCCAGTTCCACGTCCAGCCAGCCGCTGGTGCACCCCGCTGCCCCGACCCGTCTCCTGTGGACGGTCCTGGCCACCGTCGCCGTGCTCACCCTGCTGGCCTATCTCGTCGCCTTCGACCAGGGCGCGGTCTCGCGCAGCGGGATGTACCTGCACGAGCTGATGCACGACGGCCGGCACCTGCTCGGTGTCCCGTGCCACTGA
- a CDS encoding ribonucleoside-diphosphate reductase subunit alpha, with the protein MTPAGGDTALRRTPSQVRERDGGSEPADVRTLVATVERWADDLPDVDPLRVATRTISGLYDGATTAERDRLTIQTAAEMIGTEPQYSRLAARLLASHIEREVRRQGVTSFSAAIRAGHAEGLIGDDTAAFVAAHAATLDHAIDRDGDRRFEYFGLRTVYDRYLLRHPTSRLVLETPQYWLLRVACGLSRTPDEAVDFYRLMSSLAYLPSSPTLFNSGTRHTQMSSCYLVDSPRDELDSIYQRYAQVANLSKFAGGIGLAYSRVRSRGALIRGTNGQSNGIVPWLRTLDASVAAVNQGGRRKGAACVYLEPWHPDIEEFLQLRDNTGEDARRTHNLNLANWIPDEFMRRVEADEVWSLFDPDEVPELPDLWGERFDAAYRAAEAQGRYVRQLPARELYGKMMRTLAQTGNGWMTFKDAANRLCNQTAEPGNVVHLSNLCTEIIEVSSDAETAVCNLGSVNVAAHVADGGIDWERLRATVRTAVTFLDRVIDINYYPTPQAAASNPRWRPVGLGLMGLQDVFFALRLPFDSPAARELSTRISEELYLTALETSADLARDFGAHPAYAQTRAARGQLQPDLWGVDGTQTARWAALRQRVGAYGLRNSLLVAVAPTATIASIAGCYECVEPQVSNLFKRETLSGEFLQVNTALVRELKARGLWTEQIRSAIRRAEGSVQDVTELPADVRELFRTAWELPQRALIDLAAARAPFIDQSQSLNLFLASPTIGKLSSMYLYAWKTGLKTTYYLRSRPATRIQQATVSAVAPVAVAPLAVAVDAESLACSLENPESCEACQ; encoded by the coding sequence GTGACCCCGGCCGGCGGCGACACGGCCCTCCGGCGTACGCCGTCGCAGGTCCGCGAACGCGACGGCGGCAGCGAACCGGCGGACGTGCGCACGCTCGTCGCCACTGTCGAGCGCTGGGCCGACGACCTGCCCGACGTCGACCCGCTGCGGGTGGCGACCCGCACGATCAGCGGCCTGTACGACGGCGCGACGACTGCCGAACGGGACCGGCTGACCATCCAGACCGCGGCCGAGATGATCGGTACGGAGCCGCAGTACTCGCGCCTCGCCGCCCGGCTGCTGGCCAGCCACATCGAGCGGGAGGTACGCCGGCAGGGCGTCACCTCGTTCAGCGCGGCGATCCGGGCGGGCCACGCCGAGGGCCTGATCGGTGACGACACCGCCGCGTTCGTCGCCGCGCACGCCGCGACCCTCGACCACGCGATCGACCGGGACGGCGACCGCCGATTCGAGTACTTCGGCCTGCGCACGGTCTACGACAGGTACCTGCTGCGCCACCCCACCAGCCGATTGGTGCTGGAGACCCCGCAGTACTGGCTGCTGCGGGTGGCCTGCGGTCTGTCCCGTACGCCGGACGAGGCTGTGGACTTCTACCGGCTCATGTCCAGCCTGGCCTACCTGCCCAGCTCGCCGACGCTGTTCAACTCCGGCACCCGGCACACCCAGATGTCCTCGTGCTACCTCGTCGACTCGCCGCGCGACGAACTGGACTCGATCTACCAGCGCTACGCCCAGGTCGCCAACCTGTCCAAGTTCGCCGGCGGCATCGGCCTCGCGTACTCCCGGGTCCGCTCCCGGGGCGCGCTGATCCGCGGCACGAACGGGCAGTCAAACGGGATCGTGCCGTGGCTGCGCACCCTGGACGCGAGCGTGGCGGCGGTCAACCAGGGTGGCCGGCGCAAGGGCGCCGCCTGCGTCTACCTGGAGCCGTGGCATCCGGACATCGAGGAGTTCCTGCAACTGCGGGACAACACCGGCGAGGACGCCCGGCGTACGCACAACCTGAACCTTGCCAACTGGATCCCGGACGAGTTCATGCGGCGGGTCGAGGCCGACGAGGTGTGGTCGCTGTTCGACCCGGACGAGGTGCCCGAGCTGCCCGACCTGTGGGGGGAGCGGTTCGACGCCGCGTACCGGGCCGCCGAGGCGCAGGGCCGCTACGTGCGACAACTGCCGGCGCGGGAGCTGTACGGCAAGATGATGCGAACCCTGGCCCAGACCGGCAACGGCTGGATGACGTTCAAGGACGCGGCCAACCGGCTGTGCAACCAGACCGCCGAGCCGGGCAACGTGGTGCACCTGTCCAACCTGTGCACCGAGATCATCGAGGTGTCCAGCGACGCCGAGACCGCCGTGTGCAACCTCGGCTCGGTGAACGTCGCCGCCCACGTCGCCGACGGCGGCATCGACTGGGAGCGCCTGCGCGCCACCGTCCGGACGGCGGTGACGTTCCTCGACCGGGTCATCGACATCAACTACTACCCGACACCGCAGGCGGCGGCGAGCAACCCCCGTTGGCGGCCTGTCGGTCTCGGGCTGATGGGCCTTCAGGACGTGTTCTTCGCGCTGCGGCTGCCGTTCGACTCGCCGGCCGCGCGAGAGTTGTCCACCCGGATCAGCGAGGAGCTGTACCTGACCGCGCTGGAGACCTCCGCCGACCTGGCGCGCGACTTCGGCGCGCATCCGGCGTACGCGCAGACCCGGGCCGCGCGGGGCCAGCTCCAGCCCGACCTGTGGGGTGTCGACGGTACGCAGACCGCACGCTGGGCCGCGCTGCGCCAGCGGGTCGGGGCGTACGGGCTGCGCAACTCCCTGCTGGTGGCGGTCGCGCCGACCGCGACGATCGCCTCGATCGCCGGCTGTTACGAGTGCGTCGAGCCGCAGGTGTCCAACCTGTTCAAGCGCGAGACCCTGTCCGGGGAGTTCTTGCAGGTCAACACGGCCCTGGTCCGCGAGTTGAAGGCACGTGGCCTGTGGACCGAGCAGATCCGTTCGGCGATCCGGCGCGCGGAGGGGTCGGTGCAGGACGTCACCGAGCTGCCGGCCGACGTGCGGGAGCTGTTCCGCACCGCGTGGGAGTTGCCGCAGCGGGCGCTCATCGACCTGGCGGCCGCCCGCGCGCCGTTCATCGACCAGTCCCAGTCGCTGAACCTGTTCCTTGCCTCGCCCACTATCGGCAAGCTCTCCTCGATGTACCTGTACGCCTGGAAGACCGGGCTGAAGACCACCTACTACCTACGCTCGCGCCCCGCCACGCGCATCCAGCAGGCCACCGTCAGCGCCGTCGCACCCGTCGCCGTCGCACCCCTCGCCGTCGCCGTCGACGCCGAGTCGCTCGCCTGCTCGCTGGAGAACCCCGAGTCGTGCGAGGCGTGCCAGTGA
- a CDS encoding GH92 family glycosyl hydrolase produces the protein MAAATTAALLPLSLVVAAPLANAAPSAAPPGSFSSSFESADPQPATSTVEVDRSGRPVQGNLSGSSSANLPGSLLGQVDAVTASAQNAPNEIAANLADGNPSTKWLAFEAAGWVTYRLAKPAVVTRYALTSADDEPTRDPRDFTLQGSTDGSTWTDLDRQTQQRFAKRFATNTYRATNTTAYGWYRLLISANSGDSLTQLAGWDISDGSDVRPPATPMVSGVGPGPVGGYTTKPSVGFTGLAALRYSGGAEADGRSYATNRLFDVDIPVGLNTRLSYRIFPEFTGQDARYPSTYAAVDLHFTDGSYLSGRKPVDQHGYPLTAAGQGASKVLYADQWNAVRADLGTVARGKTIDRILLAYDDPRATSETRFQGWLDDVEVTGSPTAIDGSRLTPYVDTRRGTNSTGGFSRGNNLPITAVPNGFNFFTPVTDATSDSWEYEYHRANNAANLPMLQGLAISHEPSPWMGDRNQMSVMPVAGDGPLTGSPASRALAFRHDDEVAQPDLYRVTTQSGLVAEMSPTDHAGIMRFTFGPGPATGSLVFTKGTFTIGADGTFTGWVDNGSGLSAGRSRMFVSGTFDRAPTASTATSATFDVSAERQVTMRIATSFLSVDQARRNLDLEVTGRSFDAIRTAATAAWKDRLGRVELRGATETQLVTMYSNLYRLNLYPNSQSENTGTASAPHWQYASPVSAPTGTSSDTRTGAKIVDGQIYVNNGFWDTYRTVWPAYALLYPDVAARISDGFVQHYRDGGWIARWSSPGYADLMTGTSANVALAQAYLSGVKLPDPLAAYDAAVKDATVASGRGAVGRKGIETSLFLGYTPTSTGESVSWALEGYINDYGIGNMAAALAKDPATPKSERDRLKEESRYFLERARNYVHLFDPKTKLFQGRDATGAFLAGDPLDWGGVYTETNGWNFAFTAQQDPQGLINLYGGQKALRDKLDTFFATPENADRPGGYGGVIHEMLEARAVRLGQLGMSNQPSHHIPYLYDVAGAPAKTQAIVREIMQRLYVGSEIGQGYLGDEDNGEMSAWYVLSSLGIYPLQAGSTHWAIGSPQFTRMTVHRTTGDIVVNAANNSTRNVYVQSVRVNGKKQNGVSVDVSALARGATIDFQMGPNPSSWGTGRNDVPPSLTKGDAAPEPLQDVTGPGLGTATTSGGQDAAALFDDSSTTQLTASTGTPQISWASRGGRQKPTYYTLTSGAGAGDAADWRLQGSTDGLTWSTLDSRTGEVFRWRNQTRPFRIDKPGRYSQFRLVVTRTAGAAQPTLAEIELLAGGDLDLGGGDITVTATDGATARSGAPATVALATVTGGDADDYRATIDWGDGSPATEGTLTLSSRAVYRVSGAHTYTTPGYHQASVTVTDGAGQGSVTVGVDVAYAPDSGLAAAFDTVCVGDEGTLAADCDAKSWAYSRAALAAAGVTQGQRHQVPGTALSFTLPQIPAGQPDNATGNGATIALHLPSDARSISFVGAGTQGNQSTTATATFSDGGTASIPIQLSDWTLGGNANGTPSYGNIVVAKSAYRLSGTSRDGAQPFLFATAPYQIPEGRTLVSVTLPTQTGDPRSAGRIHVFAVADDGTPSAALVTAAPADQSVDAGQVLAANLGSVTGGVPGFTGYHARVQWGDGTVPADVTVGAAGALSGQHTYAREGTYTVHVTAWDTLSSSTATFTVTVRRTGRQPALAVSGTQPVTAGDAVTVDGSGFAAGERVTVVLAAGTTRSVTVPASATGTVRATVTTAGDTPPGRYAVRATGASSGTQATATVQVTSRSGSPAYQPRVSLPTTSGPRGTSITVDGSGFAPNEAITVSFGDGRGVGTVRANGDGVVAGATVSVPDSAQPGATRVTLSGVTSATAVSAPFTVTGAR, from the coding sequence ATGGCCGCCGCGACCACCGCCGCCCTGCTGCCGCTGAGCCTGGTCGTCGCCGCGCCCCTGGCCAACGCCGCGCCAAGCGCCGCCCCACCGGGCTCCTTCAGCTCGTCATTCGAGTCGGCCGACCCGCAACCCGCCACGAGCACCGTCGAGGTCGACAGGTCGGGCCGGCCCGTGCAGGGCAACCTGAGCGGATCGAGCAGCGCGAACCTTCCCGGCAGCCTGCTCGGCCAGGTCGACGCCGTGACCGCGAGCGCCCAGAACGCGCCGAACGAGATCGCGGCGAACCTCGCCGACGGAAACCCGTCCACCAAGTGGCTGGCGTTCGAGGCGGCCGGCTGGGTGACGTACCGGCTGGCGAAGCCGGCGGTCGTGACGCGGTACGCGCTGACCTCTGCCGACGACGAACCGACCCGCGACCCCCGCGACTTCACCCTCCAGGGGTCCACCGACGGCAGCACCTGGACGGACCTGGACCGGCAGACGCAGCAGCGCTTCGCCAAACGGTTCGCCACGAACACCTACCGCGCCACCAACACGACGGCGTACGGCTGGTACCGCCTGCTGATCTCCGCGAACTCCGGCGACTCCCTCACCCAGCTCGCCGGCTGGGACATCAGCGACGGCTCGGACGTCCGCCCGCCCGCCACGCCCATGGTCAGCGGCGTCGGCCCGGGGCCGGTCGGCGGCTACACGACGAAGCCGAGCGTCGGCTTCACCGGGCTGGCCGCGCTGCGCTACTCCGGCGGCGCCGAGGCCGACGGCCGCTCGTACGCGACGAACAGGCTGTTCGACGTCGACATCCCGGTCGGGTTGAACACCCGCCTGTCCTACCGGATCTTCCCCGAGTTCACCGGCCAGGACGCGCGGTACCCGTCCACGTACGCCGCCGTCGACCTGCACTTCACCGACGGCAGCTACCTGAGCGGACGCAAGCCCGTCGACCAGCACGGCTACCCGCTGACGGCGGCCGGCCAGGGCGCGTCGAAGGTGCTCTACGCCGACCAGTGGAACGCGGTGCGGGCCGACCTCGGCACCGTCGCGCGGGGCAAGACGATCGACCGCATCCTGCTCGCCTACGACGACCCGCGGGCCACCTCGGAGACCCGGTTCCAGGGCTGGCTCGACGACGTCGAGGTGACCGGATCGCCGACGGCGATCGACGGCTCCCGGCTGACCCCCTACGTCGACACCCGGCGCGGGACCAACTCGACGGGCGGGTTCTCGCGCGGCAACAACCTGCCGATCACCGCGGTGCCGAACGGTTTCAACTTCTTCACCCCGGTGACCGACGCGACCTCCGACTCCTGGGAGTACGAGTATCACCGCGCCAACAACGCGGCCAACCTGCCGATGTTGCAGGGCCTCGCGATCTCCCACGAGCCGAGCCCGTGGATGGGCGACCGCAACCAGATGTCGGTGATGCCGGTGGCCGGCGACGGTCCGCTCACCGGGTCACCCGCCAGCCGGGCACTGGCCTTCCGCCACGACGACGAGGTCGCACAGCCGGACCTCTACCGGGTCACGACGCAGAGCGGCCTGGTCGCGGAGATGTCACCCACCGACCACGCCGGGATCATGCGGTTCACCTTCGGCCCCGGTCCGGCGACCGGAAGCCTCGTCTTCACCAAGGGCACCTTCACCATCGGCGCCGACGGCACGTTCACCGGCTGGGTCGACAACGGAAGTGGCCTGTCCGCCGGGCGCAGCCGCATGTTCGTCTCCGGCACGTTCGACCGGGCGCCGACGGCGTCCACGGCGACGTCGGCGACCTTCGACGTCTCCGCCGAGCGGCAGGTGACCATGCGGATCGCGACGTCGTTCCTCTCCGTCGACCAGGCCCGCCGCAATCTCGACCTGGAGGTGACAGGCCGCAGCTTCGACGCGATCCGCACGGCCGCCACCGCGGCGTGGAAGGACCGGCTCGGCCGGGTCGAGCTGCGCGGCGCGACCGAGACGCAGCTGGTCACCATGTACTCGAACCTGTACCGGCTGAACCTCTACCCGAACTCGCAGTCGGAGAACACGGGCACCGCCAGCGCACCCCACTGGCAGTACGCGAGCCCGGTGTCCGCGCCGACCGGCACGTCGAGCGACACCCGGACCGGCGCGAAGATCGTGGACGGCCAGATCTACGTGAACAACGGCTTCTGGGACACCTACCGCACCGTGTGGCCCGCCTACGCGCTGCTCTACCCGGACGTCGCCGCCAGGATCTCCGACGGCTTCGTCCAGCACTACCGTGACGGCGGCTGGATCGCCCGCTGGTCGTCGCCCGGCTACGCCGACCTGATGACCGGCACCAGCGCGAACGTGGCGCTCGCGCAGGCGTACCTCAGCGGGGTCAAGCTGCCCGACCCGCTGGCGGCGTACGACGCGGCAGTCAAGGACGCGACAGTCGCGTCCGGCCGCGGCGCGGTCGGCCGCAAGGGCATCGAGACGTCGCTGTTCCTCGGCTACACGCCGACGTCCACGGGGGAGTCGGTGTCGTGGGCGCTGGAGGGCTACATCAACGACTACGGCATCGGGAACATGGCCGCCGCCCTGGCGAAGGACCCGGCCACGCCGAAGTCGGAGCGTGACCGGCTCAAGGAGGAGTCGCGGTACTTCCTGGAGCGGGCCCGCAACTACGTCCACCTGTTCGACCCGAAGACGAAGCTGTTCCAGGGTCGGGACGCCACCGGCGCCTTCCTCGCCGGTGACCCGCTGGACTGGGGCGGCGTCTACACCGAGACCAACGGGTGGAACTTCGCGTTCACCGCGCAGCAGGACCCGCAGGGCCTGATCAACCTGTACGGCGGGCAGAAGGCCCTGCGCGACAAGCTCGACACCTTTTTCGCCACGCCGGAGAACGCCGACCGCCCCGGCGGCTACGGGGGCGTCATCCACGAGATGCTCGAGGCCCGTGCGGTGCGCCTGGGTCAGCTCGGCATGAGCAACCAGCCGTCGCACCACATCCCGTACCTGTACGACGTCGCCGGCGCTCCGGCGAAGACGCAGGCGATCGTGCGCGAGATCATGCAGCGCCTGTACGTCGGCAGCGAGATCGGCCAGGGCTACCTGGGCGACGAGGACAACGGGGAGATGTCGGCCTGGTACGTCCTCAGCTCGCTGGGCATCTACCCGTTGCAGGCGGGCTCGACCCACTGGGCCATCGGCTCGCCGCAGTTCACCAGGATGACCGTCCACCGCACGACAGGCGACATCGTGGTCAACGCCGCGAACAACAGCACCCGCAACGTGTACGTGCAGAGCGTGCGGGTCAACGGCAAGAAGCAGAACGGGGTGTCCGTCGACGTGTCCGCGCTCGCCCGGGGCGCCACGATCGACTTCCAGATGGGGCCCAACCCGTCGTCCTGGGGCACCGGCCGGAACGACGTGCCGCCGTCGCTGACGAAGGGCGACGCGGCGCCCGAGCCGCTGCAGGACGTCACCGGGCCCGGCCTGGGCACCGCCACCACGAGTGGCGGTCAGGACGCGGCGGCGCTGTTCGACGACTCGTCGACCACGCAGCTGACCGCGTCGACGGGCACGCCGCAGATCAGCTGGGCCTCCCGTGGCGGCCGCCAGAAGCCGACCTACTACACGCTCACCTCCGGCGCGGGCGCCGGTGACGCGGCGGACTGGCGGCTGCAGGGCTCCACCGACGGCCTCACCTGGAGCACCCTGGACTCCCGCACGGGGGAGGTCTTCCGCTGGCGCAACCAGACCCGGCCGTTCCGGATCGACAAGCCGGGGCGGTACTCCCAGTTCCGCCTCGTCGTCACCAGGACCGCCGGCGCCGCACAGCCGACCCTCGCCGAGATCGAGCTGCTCGCCGGCGGAGACCTCGACCTGGGCGGCGGTGACATCACGGTGACCGCCACGGACGGCGCGACCGCGCGATCCGGCGCACCCGCGACGGTGGCACTGGCCACCGTCACCGGCGGCGACGCCGACGACTATCGGGCCACGATCGACTGGGGTGACGGCTCACCGGCCACCGAGGGCACCCTGACACTGAGTTCGCGGGCCGTCTACCGCGTCAGCGGCGCACACACCTACACCACGCCCGGGTACCACCAGGCGAGCGTCACGGTGACCGACGGCGCCGGCCAGGGCTCGGTGACTGTCGGCGTGGACGTCGCGTACGCGCCGGACTCCGGTCTCGCCGCGGCGTTCGACACCGTGTGCGTCGGCGACGAGGGCACCCTCGCGGCGGACTGCGACGCGAAGTCGTGGGCGTACTCGCGGGCAGCCCTCGCGGCGGCCGGCGTGACCCAGGGGCAGCGACACCAGGTCCCGGGCACGGCGTTGAGCTTCACCCTGCCGCAGATCCCGGCGGGACAACCGGACAACGCCACAGGCAACGGCGCGACCATCGCTCTGCACCTGCCCTCCGACGCCCGGAGCATCTCGTTCGTCGGCGCCGGTACGCAGGGCAACCAGAGCACCACCGCCACGGCCACGTTCAGCGACGGTGGCACCGCCAGCATTCCGATCCAGTTGAGTGACTGGACGTTGGGCGGCAACGCCAACGGCACCCCGTCGTACGGCAACATCGTTGTCGCGAAATCCGCGTACCGGCTCAGTGGCACGAGCCGTGACGGCGCCCAGCCGTTCCTGTTCGCCACCGCGCCGTACCAGATCCCGGAGGGCAGAACGCTTGTCTCGGTGACCCTGCCGACGCAGACCGGCGATCCCCGCTCGGCGGGCCGCATCCACGTGTTCGCCGTCGCCGACGACGGCACGCCTTCCGCCGCGCTGGTGACCGCCGCCCCCGCCGACCAGAGCGTCGACGCCGGGCAGGTCCTCGCGGCGAACCTCGGCTCGGTGACCGGAGGGGTACCCGGTTTCACCGGCTACCACGCCCGTGTCCAGTGGGGCGACGGGACGGTTCCCGCCGACGTCACGGTCGGCGCGGCCGGGGCGCTGAGCGGCCAGCACACCTACGCGAGGGAGGGCACCTACACGGTGCACGTCACCGCGTGGGACACGCTGTCGAGCAGCACCGCCACGTTCACCGTGACCGTCCGGCGTACCGGGCGCCAGCCGGCACTCGCGGTGTCCGGCACCCAGCCGGTCACCGCCGGTGACGCGGTCACTGTCGACGGCAGCGGGTTCGCCGCCGGGGAACGGGTGACTGTGGTCCTGGCCGCCGGCACGACGCGCAGCGTGACGGTCCCGGCGTCCGCGACGGGCACGGTCCGCGCCACCGTCACGACGGCGGGGGACACGCCCCCGGGCAGGTACGCCGTCCGCGCCACCGGCGCCTCCTCCGGTACGCAGGCGACGGCCACCGTGCAGGTGACCTCGCGATCGGGAAGCCCGGCCTACCAGCCGCGCGTGTCGTTGCCCACGACGTCCGGACCACGCGGTACGTCGATCACGGTCGACGGCTCCGGGTTCGCGCCGAACGAGGCGATCACGGTCAGCTTCGGCGACGGCCGTGGGGTCGGCACGGTGCGCGCCAACGGTGACGGCGTCGTCGCCGGCGCGACCGTGAGCGTTCCGGATTCGGCGCAGCCGGGCGCGACACGGGTGACGCTGTCCGGTGTCACCTCGGCGACTGCGGTGTCCGCACCGTTCACCGTCACCGGCGCGAGGTGA
- a CDS encoding CbtA family protein — protein sequence MPLSGAGTAPTFVTVLLRGLLAGLVAGLLAGTFAYVVGEPHVEAAIAIEEAASHAEPATGGHQHDEEALVSRNGQRGGLFLATALFGTAMGGLLATAYVLLNRRRRTVDDGRSGLLLAGGALLGAVIVPFLKYPPNPPAVGDPATINQRTVTYLLLVVLGLVAVWSGALGYRSVGAQAPVWQRAAAAVGGFLLVTGVAYVVLPSFQEVPGDFPATLLWSFRLASLGTQVVLWTGIGLLFAALMHRQRALADARLAG from the coding sequence GTGCCACTGAGCGGCGCCGGCACCGCACCCACGTTCGTCACGGTTCTCCTGCGCGGGCTGCTCGCCGGCCTGGTGGCCGGCCTGCTCGCGGGAACGTTCGCCTACGTCGTCGGCGAACCACACGTCGAGGCGGCCATCGCCATCGAGGAGGCGGCGTCACACGCCGAACCCGCCACCGGCGGGCACCAGCACGACGAGGAAGCCCTGGTCAGCAGGAACGGCCAGCGTGGTGGGTTGTTCCTGGCCACCGCGCTGTTCGGCACCGCGATGGGTGGCCTGCTGGCCACGGCGTACGTCCTGCTGAACCGGCGGCGGCGGACTGTTGACGACGGGCGGTCCGGGCTGCTGCTGGCCGGCGGCGCGCTGCTCGGCGCGGTGATCGTGCCGTTCCTCAAGTACCCGCCGAACCCTCCGGCCGTCGGCGACCCGGCCACCATCAACCAGCGCACGGTCACCTACCTGCTGCTGGTGGTTCTCGGGCTGGTGGCGGTCTGGTCCGGTGCGCTGGGCTACCGGTCGGTCGGCGCACAGGCGCCGGTGTGGCAACGCGCCGCGGCGGCGGTCGGCGGTTTCCTGCTTGTCACAGGCGTGGCCTACGTGGTGCTGCCGTCGTTCCAGGAAGTCCCGGGTGACTTCCCCGCCACGCTGCTGTGGAGCTTCCGACTCGCCTCCCTCGGCACCCAGGTGGTGCTGTGGACCGGGATCGGCCTGCTCTTCGCAGCCCTGATGCACAGGCAGCGCGCGCTCGCCGACGCACGACTGGCCGGGTGA
- a CDS encoding histidine phosphatase family protein: MSATSLRLVAHGHTAALRRARFGGDDGLDEGGRRAALALPGLDRRASSSDTDACLSSPAVAAVQTAYALGLAPAVETALADCDYGDWTGRSLEEVAAAQPDALHEWLSTPDAAPHGGESVAGLRERVGRWLDGQRGLGRRVTAVTHPLVIRVAVVHALGLPLATYRQLDVEPLAIVRLTDHGRRWQLRLSAPPGSAAATPPNR; encoded by the coding sequence GTGAGCGCCACCAGCCTGCGGCTGGTCGCCCACGGTCACACCGCCGCCCTGCGGCGGGCCCGGTTCGGCGGGGACGACGGACTGGACGAGGGGGGCCGACGCGCCGCCCTCGCCCTGCCCGGGCTGGACCGGCGGGCGTCGTCGAGCGACACCGACGCCTGCCTGTCCAGCCCCGCCGTGGCGGCCGTCCAGACCGCGTACGCCCTCGGCCTCGCGCCCGCCGTCGAGACGGCGCTTGCCGACTGCGACTACGGCGACTGGACCGGCCGGTCGCTTGAGGAGGTTGCCGCCGCGCAACCCGACGCCCTGCACGAGTGGTTGTCCACCCCGGACGCCGCGCCGCACGGGGGCGAATCCGTCGCCGGCCTGCGCGAGCGCGTCGGCCGGTGGCTCGACGGACAGCGCGGCCTCGGCCGACGGGTCACGGCCGTCACCCATCCGCTCGTGATCCGGGTGGCGGTCGTGCACGCGCTGGGCCTGCCGCTGGCGACCTACCGGCAGCTGGACGTGGAGCCGTTGGCGATCGTCCGGCTCACCGACCACGGCCGGCGGTGGCAGCTCCGCCTGAGCGCGCCACCGGGATCCGCGGCGGCGACACCGCCGAACCGGTGA